A region from the Aegilops tauschii subsp. strangulata cultivar AL8/78 chromosome 5, Aet v6.0, whole genome shotgun sequence genome encodes:
- the LOC109747121 gene encoding protein FAR1-RELATED SEQUENCE 5 isoform X1, with translation MPPSPGADTHKFVMGDMVTELDEAGVRNTENSTEQREAYNVVDDEGSPVPVLMLPSGKIKYLTQEPVGNQSMTEGRLQPAGDNYQEPVGKQSMTEGTLQPAGDNDQDPSLDSIEKNTEGLLADGQDQQTNSVYHPLQQAEEENQLHDNVESNEMLRNYSSSETDSDSSSGSDSDSEVGKYFYPQIEQLEMAKQPEPGMKFETLEDAHRFYNTYALLTGFEAKRGTNYMRKKFHLICNRSGKSRATPDLQRKRKRKSIEKTNCQAKVIVKLTKGQWEFTTVRNEHNHPLCPSASLTKFYLSHKHISTEERSFLKVLQRTRIPPNKVMKIFRRMRGSFGSTPFKKKDGTNLLCAEQHRKENSDVGRMLMYFKEKELQDPSFQCMKQTDEDNIVRSVFWTDARSRMDYKIFGDFLLFDTTYTTDRHNMLFAPIIGINNHGRTLLLGCALLHDESAETYKWMFETLLHVMEDKMPVSIITNQDEAMAKAIGEVMPQVRHRLCKWDVLEKAQQNISAFIAESGNIKADLDSLVDNSLTEKEFEEGWDALIERYGASENEYLQILWQRRKNWVPVYFREDFYPFVQSHGCDKGMNLLFNDYVLSIDRIEKFIERYEEIHKNITKTDEEDRLQTGTVPSCFSLQPIEKHAADIYTRQIFLKVQRELLHSTAFNVQEVQRGAVYRLNKVFNYENPEFDRNNFEVQVESGTNAFKCQCAKFTRDGILCCHIFRLFTQFGINQIPEQYIVPRWTEKFREEKEKQYKEKCSEQMDTTMRYTNFMTKMADLGKTICSDGAKYDAFMLEVDKIQENFATAQK, from the exons TTTGTGATGGGAGACATGGTTACGGAATTGGACGAGGCAGGAGTAAGAAATACAGAGAACTCCACGGAACAGAGGGAGGCATACAATGTAGTTGACGATGAAGGTTCCCCTGTACCTGTACTAATGTTGCCTAGTGGAAAG ATTAAATACCTAACACAGGAACCTGTTGGCAACCAATCAATGACAGAAGGAAGACTGCAACCAGCCGGTGATAATTACCAG GAACCTGTTGGCAAACAATCAATGACAGAAGGAACACTACAACCAGCTGGTGATAATGATCAG GACCCATCTTTAGATAGTATTGAAAAGAATACAGAAGGACTACTGGCAGATGGACAGGATCAACAAACCAACTCAGTTTACCATCCACTGCAGCAAGCCGAAGAAGAAAACCAGTTACATGATAATGTGGAAAGCAACGAAATGCTAAGGAACTATAGCAGCAGTGAAACTGATTCAGACAGCAGCTCAGGGAGCGACTCAGATAGTGAAGTCGGAAAATACTTCTATCCTCAAATTGAGCAATTGGAGATGGCAAAACAACCAGAGCCTGGAATGAAATTCGAAACCCTTGAAGATGCGCACAGGTTTTATAATACATATGCTCTCCTAACAGGTTTTGAGGCAAAGCGCGGTACAAATTACATGAGGAAGAAGTTTCACCTCATATGCAACAGGAGTGGTAAATCGAGGGCAACTCCGGACCTGCAGAGGAAGCGGAAGAGAAAATCTATAGAGAAGACAAATTGCCAAGCCAAGGTAATAGTGAAGCTCACTAAAGGCCAATGGGAGTTTACAACAGTTCGTAATGAGCATAACCATCCGCTCTGTCCAAGTGCTTCCCTCACAAAATTCTACTTGAGCCACAAACACATATCAACTGAAGAAAGGTCATTTCTGAAAGTTCTGCAACGAACTAGGATACCTCCAAATAAAGTTATGAAGATTTTTAGGAGAATGAGAGGCAGCTTTGGAAGCACACCAttcaagaaaaaggatgggaccaatttactatgtgcagaacaacaTAGAAAAGAGAACTCAGATGTTGGAAGAATGTTGATGTACTTCAAAGAAAAGGAGCTTCAGGATCCAAGTTTTCAATGCATGAAGCAAACAGATGAAGACAACATAGTTCGGAGTGTTTTCTGGACTGATGCGAGGTCAAGGATGGATTATAAGATTTTTGGAGATTTCCTGTTGTTTGATACTACCTATACCACAGATAGGCATAACATGCTATTTGCTCCTATTATTGGAATAAATAACCATGGGAGAACCCTCTTGTTAGGATGCGCCTTGTTACATGACGAGAGCGCTGAAACTTACAAATGGATGTTCGAAACACTTTTGCATGTGATGGAAGACAAAATGCCAGTATCAATTATAACAAACCAGGATGAAGCTATGGCAAAAGCAATTGGAGAGGTCATGCCACAAGTAAGGCATCGGTTGTGCAAATGGGATGTACTGGAAAAGGCACAGCAAAATATTTCAGCCTTCATAGCAGAAAGTGGCAACATAAAAGCAGACCTGGATAGCTTGGTTGACAACtcactgacagaaaaagaatttGAAGAAGGGTGGGATGCACTCATTGAGAGATATGGTGCAAGTGAAAACGAGTACCTACAAATCTTGTGGCAAAGAAGGAAAAACTGGGTGCCTGTTTATTTCAGAGAAGATTTCTATCCATTTGTCCAATCACATGGATGTGACAAAGGGATGAACTTGTTATTCAATGACTATGTGCTTTCTATTGACAGAATAGAGAAGTTCATTGAAAGATATGAGGAGATACATAAGAATATAACTAAAACAGATGAAGAAGATAGACTGCAAACAGGAACTGTACCTTCATGCTTTTCATTGCAGCCAATAGAAAAGCATGCAGCTGATATTTACACAAGGCAAATATTTCTGAAAGTACAGAGAGAACTTCTCCACTCTACCGCTTTCAACGTGCAGGAGGTCCAAAGAGGGGCTGTGTACCGACTAAACAAGGTTTTCAACTATGAGAATCCAGAGTTTGATCGAAATAACTTTGAAGTGCAGGTTGAATCTGGCACCAATGCATTCAAATGCCAGTGCGCAAAGTTTACCAGGGATGGAATACTGTGCTGCCACATATTCAGACTTTTCACACAGTTTGGAATCAATCAAATACCAGAGCAGTACATAGTGCCCAGATGGACTGAAAAATTCAGAGAAGAGAAGGAGAAACAGTACAAGGAAAAATGCTCCGAGCAGATGGACACTACAATGAGATACACAAATTTTATGACTAAAATGGCTGACCTCGGCAAAACAATATGCAGCGATGGCGCAAAATACGATGCATTCATGCTTGAAGTCGACAAGATTCAGGAGAACTTCGCAACGGCACAAAAATAA
- the LOC109747121 gene encoding protein FAR1-RELATED SEQUENCE 5 isoform X2: MPPSPGADTHKFVMGDMVTELDEAGVRNTENSTEQREAYNVVDDEGSPVPVLMLPSGKEPVGNQSMTEGRLQPAGDNYQEPVGKQSMTEGTLQPAGDNDQDPSLDSIEKNTEGLLADGQDQQTNSVYHPLQQAEEENQLHDNVESNEMLRNYSSSETDSDSSSGSDSDSEVGKYFYPQIEQLEMAKQPEPGMKFETLEDAHRFYNTYALLTGFEAKRGTNYMRKKFHLICNRSGKSRATPDLQRKRKRKSIEKTNCQAKVIVKLTKGQWEFTTVRNEHNHPLCPSASLTKFYLSHKHISTEERSFLKVLQRTRIPPNKVMKIFRRMRGSFGSTPFKKKDGTNLLCAEQHRKENSDVGRMLMYFKEKELQDPSFQCMKQTDEDNIVRSVFWTDARSRMDYKIFGDFLLFDTTYTTDRHNMLFAPIIGINNHGRTLLLGCALLHDESAETYKWMFETLLHVMEDKMPVSIITNQDEAMAKAIGEVMPQVRHRLCKWDVLEKAQQNISAFIAESGNIKADLDSLVDNSLTEKEFEEGWDALIERYGASENEYLQILWQRRKNWVPVYFREDFYPFVQSHGCDKGMNLLFNDYVLSIDRIEKFIERYEEIHKNITKTDEEDRLQTGTVPSCFSLQPIEKHAADIYTRQIFLKVQRELLHSTAFNVQEVQRGAVYRLNKVFNYENPEFDRNNFEVQVESGTNAFKCQCAKFTRDGILCCHIFRLFTQFGINQIPEQYIVPRWTEKFREEKEKQYKEKCSEQMDTTMRYTNFMTKMADLGKTICSDGAKYDAFMLEVDKIQENFATAQK, encoded by the exons TTTGTGATGGGAGACATGGTTACGGAATTGGACGAGGCAGGAGTAAGAAATACAGAGAACTCCACGGAACAGAGGGAGGCATACAATGTAGTTGACGATGAAGGTTCCCCTGTACCTGTACTAATGTTGCCTAGTGGAAAG GAACCTGTTGGCAACCAATCAATGACAGAAGGAAGACTGCAACCAGCCGGTGATAATTACCAG GAACCTGTTGGCAAACAATCAATGACAGAAGGAACACTACAACCAGCTGGTGATAATGATCAG GACCCATCTTTAGATAGTATTGAAAAGAATACAGAAGGACTACTGGCAGATGGACAGGATCAACAAACCAACTCAGTTTACCATCCACTGCAGCAAGCCGAAGAAGAAAACCAGTTACATGATAATGTGGAAAGCAACGAAATGCTAAGGAACTATAGCAGCAGTGAAACTGATTCAGACAGCAGCTCAGGGAGCGACTCAGATAGTGAAGTCGGAAAATACTTCTATCCTCAAATTGAGCAATTGGAGATGGCAAAACAACCAGAGCCTGGAATGAAATTCGAAACCCTTGAAGATGCGCACAGGTTTTATAATACATATGCTCTCCTAACAGGTTTTGAGGCAAAGCGCGGTACAAATTACATGAGGAAGAAGTTTCACCTCATATGCAACAGGAGTGGTAAATCGAGGGCAACTCCGGACCTGCAGAGGAAGCGGAAGAGAAAATCTATAGAGAAGACAAATTGCCAAGCCAAGGTAATAGTGAAGCTCACTAAAGGCCAATGGGAGTTTACAACAGTTCGTAATGAGCATAACCATCCGCTCTGTCCAAGTGCTTCCCTCACAAAATTCTACTTGAGCCACAAACACATATCAACTGAAGAAAGGTCATTTCTGAAAGTTCTGCAACGAACTAGGATACCTCCAAATAAAGTTATGAAGATTTTTAGGAGAATGAGAGGCAGCTTTGGAAGCACACCAttcaagaaaaaggatgggaccaatttactatgtgcagaacaacaTAGAAAAGAGAACTCAGATGTTGGAAGAATGTTGATGTACTTCAAAGAAAAGGAGCTTCAGGATCCAAGTTTTCAATGCATGAAGCAAACAGATGAAGACAACATAGTTCGGAGTGTTTTCTGGACTGATGCGAGGTCAAGGATGGATTATAAGATTTTTGGAGATTTCCTGTTGTTTGATACTACCTATACCACAGATAGGCATAACATGCTATTTGCTCCTATTATTGGAATAAATAACCATGGGAGAACCCTCTTGTTAGGATGCGCCTTGTTACATGACGAGAGCGCTGAAACTTACAAATGGATGTTCGAAACACTTTTGCATGTGATGGAAGACAAAATGCCAGTATCAATTATAACAAACCAGGATGAAGCTATGGCAAAAGCAATTGGAGAGGTCATGCCACAAGTAAGGCATCGGTTGTGCAAATGGGATGTACTGGAAAAGGCACAGCAAAATATTTCAGCCTTCATAGCAGAAAGTGGCAACATAAAAGCAGACCTGGATAGCTTGGTTGACAACtcactgacagaaaaagaatttGAAGAAGGGTGGGATGCACTCATTGAGAGATATGGTGCAAGTGAAAACGAGTACCTACAAATCTTGTGGCAAAGAAGGAAAAACTGGGTGCCTGTTTATTTCAGAGAAGATTTCTATCCATTTGTCCAATCACATGGATGTGACAAAGGGATGAACTTGTTATTCAATGACTATGTGCTTTCTATTGACAGAATAGAGAAGTTCATTGAAAGATATGAGGAGATACATAAGAATATAACTAAAACAGATGAAGAAGATAGACTGCAAACAGGAACTGTACCTTCATGCTTTTCATTGCAGCCAATAGAAAAGCATGCAGCTGATATTTACACAAGGCAAATATTTCTGAAAGTACAGAGAGAACTTCTCCACTCTACCGCTTTCAACGTGCAGGAGGTCCAAAGAGGGGCTGTGTACCGACTAAACAAGGTTTTCAACTATGAGAATCCAGAGTTTGATCGAAATAACTTTGAAGTGCAGGTTGAATCTGGCACCAATGCATTCAAATGCCAGTGCGCAAAGTTTACCAGGGATGGAATACTGTGCTGCCACATATTCAGACTTTTCACACAGTTTGGAATCAATCAAATACCAGAGCAGTACATAGTGCCCAGATGGACTGAAAAATTCAGAGAAGAGAAGGAGAAACAGTACAAGGAAAAATGCTCCGAGCAGATGGACACTACAATGAGATACACAAATTTTATGACTAAAATGGCTGACCTCGGCAAAACAATATGCAGCGATGGCGCAAAATACGATGCATTCATGCTTGAAGTCGACAAGATTCAGGAGAACTTCGCAACGGCACAAAAATAA